One region of Yersinia bercovieri ATCC 43970 genomic DNA includes:
- the ompF gene encoding porin OmpF encodes MKRNILAVVIPALLAAGAANAAEIYNKDGNKLDLYGKVDARHQFSDNKGQDGDETYVRFGFKGETQITSQLTGYGQWEYNVQANHAESQGDKGNKTRLGFAGLKFAEFGSLDYGRNYGVIYDVNAWTDMLPVFGGDSISNSDNYMTGRSTGLATYRNTNFFGLVDGLNFALQYQGKNEDGRDGSTTTGGITTFNNLKDQNGDGFGISSTYDIGYGVNFGAGFSSSNRTDEQKRFSTAPGEKAQAWNVGAKYDANNVYLAVMYAETQNMTPYGDANDTIANKTRDIEITAQYQFDFGLRPSLGYVQSKGKDLDDAAGDNHDLVKYVSVGTYYAFNKNMTTYVDYKINLMDKDAFTEANGLLTDDVVGVGLVYQF; translated from the coding sequence ATGAAGCGCAATATTCTTGCAGTAGTAATCCCAGCATTGTTAGCAGCTGGCGCAGCTAATGCAGCAGAAATCTACAACAAAGACGGCAACAAACTTGACCTGTACGGTAAAGTTGACGCGCGTCACCAGTTCTCTGACAACAAAGGTCAAGACGGCGACGAAACTTATGTTCGTTTTGGCTTCAAAGGTGAAACCCAAATTACTAGCCAACTGACCGGTTACGGCCAGTGGGAATACAACGTTCAGGCTAACCACGCTGAATCTCAAGGCGACAAAGGCAACAAAACCCGTCTGGGCTTTGCTGGTCTGAAATTTGCTGAATTCGGTTCATTGGACTACGGCCGTAACTACGGCGTAATCTATGACGTTAACGCATGGACCGACATGCTGCCAGTGTTCGGTGGCGACTCCATCTCTAACTCTGATAACTACATGACTGGCCGTTCTACTGGTCTGGCTACTTATCGTAACACCAACTTCTTCGGTCTGGTTGATGGCCTGAACTTTGCTCTGCAATATCAAGGCAAAAACGAAGATGGTCGTGATGGTTCTACCACAACAGGTGGTATTACTACCTTTAATAACCTGAAAGATCAGAATGGCGACGGTTTCGGTATCTCCTCTACTTATGATATCGGTTACGGTGTAAACTTCGGTGCTGGTTTCTCTTCTTCAAACCGTACTGACGAACAAAAACGTTTCAGCACTGCTCCTGGCGAAAAAGCTCAGGCATGGAACGTTGGTGCTAAATACGACGCAAACAACGTATACTTGGCTGTAATGTATGCTGAAACTCAAAACATGACTCCATACGGCGATGCTAATGATACTATCGCTAACAAGACTCGTGACATTGAAATCACTGCACAGTACCAGTTCGACTTCGGTCTGCGTCCATCTTTAGGCTATGTACAGTCTAAAGGTAAGGATCTGGATGACGCAGCTGGCGACAACCATGATCTGGTGAAATATGTTTCTGTTGGTACTTACTACGCGTTCAACAAAAACATGACCACCTATGTTGATTACAAAATCAACTTGATGGATAAAGATGCATTCACCGAAGCTAACGGTCTGTTGACAGACGACGTTGTTGGTGTTGGCTTGGTTTACCAGTTCTAA
- a CDS encoding amino acid aminotransferase → MFEKITAAPADPILGLTDIFRADDRPNKINLGIGVYKDETGKTPVLTSVKKAEQYLLENEVTKNYLDIGGLPAFASCTQELLFGSQSAIIADKRARTAQTPGGTGGLRIAADFIAHQTSAKRVWVSNPSWPNHKNIFAAAGLEVVEYAYYDAANHALDFDGLLNSLSEAQAGDVVLFHGCCHNPTGIDPTEAQWSQLAELSVAKGWLPLFDFAYQGFAKGLEEDAQGLRIFAATHQELIVCSSYSKNFGLYNERVGACTVVAASNDVADIAFSQVKAVIRANYSNPPAHGASVVATILSTPALRAIWEQELADMRQRIHRMRQLFVNTLQEKGAKQDFSFIINQNGMFSFSGLTKEQVLRLRNEFAVYAVNSGRVNVAGMTPDNMAPLCEAIVAVL, encoded by the coding sequence ATGTTTGAAAAAATCACTGCTGCACCTGCGGACCCTATTCTGGGCCTGACCGATATTTTCCGCGCGGATGACCGCCCTAATAAAATCAACCTGGGGATCGGCGTCTACAAAGACGAAACCGGTAAAACGCCGGTGCTCACCAGCGTGAAAAAAGCTGAGCAGTATTTGCTGGAAAACGAAGTTACCAAAAACTATCTGGATATTGGTGGCCTACCGGCTTTCGCCAGTTGCACTCAGGAACTGTTGTTCGGTAGCCAGAGCGCCATTATCGCCGATAAACGTGCGCGTACCGCTCAAACCCCTGGTGGGACTGGCGGGTTACGTATCGCTGCTGATTTTATCGCCCACCAAACCAGCGCCAAACGTGTCTGGGTCAGTAATCCAAGCTGGCCGAACCATAAAAATATCTTCGCTGCTGCCGGGCTGGAAGTGGTTGAGTATGCTTATTATGACGCAGCGAACCATGCGCTAGATTTCGATGGGCTATTAAATAGCCTGTCAGAAGCTCAGGCTGGCGACGTCGTGCTGTTCCATGGCTGCTGCCATAACCCAACCGGCATCGATCCAACTGAAGCCCAGTGGAGCCAACTGGCTGAACTGTCAGTAGCTAAAGGTTGGTTGCCACTGTTTGACTTCGCTTATCAGGGCTTTGCCAAAGGGCTGGAAGAAGATGCTCAGGGCCTGCGAATTTTCGCCGCGACACATCAAGAGTTGATTGTTTGCAGCTCTTATTCAAAAAACTTCGGCCTGTACAACGAGCGTGTTGGGGCTTGCACTGTCGTTGCAGCAAGCAACGATGTAGCTGATATTGCGTTCAGTCAGGTTAAAGCGGTTATCCGTGCTAACTACTCTAACCCACCAGCGCATGGCGCCTCTGTAGTTGCCACAATTTTGAGCACCCCAGCACTGCGCGCGATTTGGGAACAAGAACTGGCCGATATGCGCCAGCGAATCCACCGTATGCGTCAGTTGTTTGTGAATACGTTGCAGGAAAAAGGCGCGAAACAAGATTTCAGCTTTATCATTAACCAGAATGGCATGTTCTCGTTCAGTGGCCTGACCAAAGAGCAAGTTCTACGCCTGCGTAATGAGTTCGCTGTTTACGCGGTTAACTCTGGTCGAGTCAACGTTGCTGGTATGACGCCGGACAACATGGCTCCACTGTGTGAAGCTATCGTCGCTGTGCTCTAA
- a CDS encoding EAL domain-containing protein translates to MPFRRFRLNKFLSRLGFSCMVFLLFLLLGAVVIYGQTKANMHQDAETKLLQGRVRFDQIFNNLQHAAIQVETGLGKPCLQVVQNLRDQVVMVPDVRSVSFAKGSTIFCSSIYGPLSAPFDLNVFVDGQLELMSGNDVTPDRALMVYRQERGDYSILVAVDGYYLRSILNLLSGDIQLQLRVGNQWMDAAGAVHVGAPQKKGELLYLASDKFAYSLSTTLSNQQYLAYVWQYTQGSLIFFILMSIGSAVLVFWLSGRAASPTQVLKQALENNEFIPYMQPIVSGKEKYWIGCEVLMRWQHPGQGMIQPNHFIPMAEDSELIVPMTRSIMQQVSARFAPYVNQLPEGFHFGFNISANHCRDLSLLDDCRNFIQAFGGNKINITLELTERKLIVADEMTDRLFAELHALGVFIAIDDFGTGHSSLSYLQKFKVDFLKIDQSFVGMIGSDALSSHIVGNVIDLATRLGLQTIAEGVENDTQMRYLQAHNVDYLQGYMFGRPMPMSEFAKYMFH, encoded by the coding sequence ATGCCATTTCGTCGTTTCAGACTGAATAAGTTCCTGTCCCGGCTTGGTTTTTCTTGCATGGTATTTTTACTGTTTCTGTTGCTAGGTGCTGTTGTGATTTATGGGCAAACCAAAGCAAATATGCATCAGGATGCAGAGACCAAACTATTACAAGGTAGGGTGCGCTTCGATCAGATATTTAATAACTTGCAACATGCGGCTATCCAAGTCGAAACCGGACTGGGAAAACCTTGCTTGCAAGTTGTACAGAACTTACGGGATCAAGTGGTCATGGTGCCAGATGTTCGCTCTGTCTCTTTTGCCAAGGGTTCGACCATTTTTTGCTCCTCAATATATGGCCCGCTTTCTGCCCCTTTTGATTTAAATGTATTTGTCGATGGGCAACTCGAGTTAATGTCGGGTAATGATGTTACACCCGACCGCGCTTTAATGGTGTACCGACAGGAACGAGGTGATTACAGTATTTTGGTTGCCGTCGATGGCTATTACCTGCGTAGTATCCTTAATCTGCTGAGTGGTGATATTCAGTTGCAACTGAGAGTGGGTAATCAGTGGATGGACGCGGCAGGTGCAGTACATGTCGGCGCGCCTCAGAAGAAGGGGGAGTTACTCTATTTGGCGTCAGATAAGTTTGCTTATTCGTTAAGCACAACACTCTCTAATCAGCAATATTTGGCCTACGTTTGGCAATATACTCAAGGTAGCCTGATATTCTTCATCTTAATGAGTATCGGATCAGCTGTACTTGTTTTTTGGTTATCGGGCCGAGCGGCATCACCCACTCAGGTATTAAAACAGGCATTAGAAAATAACGAGTTTATTCCTTACATGCAGCCCATTGTTTCGGGTAAAGAGAAATATTGGATTGGCTGTGAAGTATTAATGCGCTGGCAGCATCCTGGGCAGGGAATGATTCAACCAAATCATTTTATTCCGATGGCCGAGGATAGCGAACTGATTGTGCCAATGACTCGTTCTATTATGCAGCAGGTGAGTGCAAGATTTGCCCCTTATGTAAATCAATTACCGGAAGGTTTCCATTTTGGCTTTAATATTAGCGCCAACCATTGCCGTGATTTGAGCCTATTAGATGACTGCCGTAATTTCATTCAGGCTTTTGGCGGCAATAAAATTAATATTACGCTGGAATTAACCGAGCGCAAATTGATTGTTGCAGATGAGATGACTGACCGATTATTCGCAGAACTCCATGCTCTTGGTGTCTTTATTGCTATTGACGATTTTGGCACCGGACATTCAAGTCTGAGTTACTTGCAGAAGTTTAAAGTCGATTTCTTGAAAATAGACCAAAGTTTTGTCGGCATGATTGGCTCCGATGCGCTCTCAAGTCACATTGTGGGTAATGTTATTGATTTGGCGACCCGACTGGGGTTACAGACGATTGCCGAGGGGGTCGAAAACGACACACAGATGCGTTATTTGCAGGCTCACAATGTTGATTACCTGCAAGGCTATATGTTTGGCCGGCCGATGCCTATGAGCGAATTTGCCAAATATATGTTCCATTAA
- a CDS encoding MBL fold metallo-hydrolase: MKYQIIPVTAFSQNCTLIWCEATGQAALVDPGGDADKIIAEVARQGVNVNQILLTHGHLDHVGAAAELAAHFDIPIYGPEKEDIFWLEGLPAQSRMFGLDECETFTPTRWLEEGDKVTVGEIELSVLHCPGHTPGHIVFIDQQGRLALVGDVIFNGGVGRSDFPRGDHQQLINSIRTKLLPLGDDITFIPGHGPMSTLGHERQTNPFIREEPAIW, from the coding sequence ATGAAATATCAAATTATTCCAGTCACGGCCTTTAGCCAGAACTGCACCTTAATCTGGTGCGAAGCCACGGGGCAGGCTGCATTGGTCGATCCCGGCGGTGATGCAGACAAAATCATTGCTGAAGTGGCACGCCAAGGGGTCAACGTGAACCAGATTTTGCTGACCCACGGTCATCTGGACCATGTAGGGGCAGCTGCTGAGTTAGCTGCACATTTTGATATCCCTATCTATGGCCCTGAGAAAGAAGATATTTTTTGGTTGGAAGGGCTACCTGCCCAGAGCCGAATGTTTGGGCTAGATGAGTGTGAAACTTTTACCCCAACTCGTTGGCTGGAAGAGGGTGATAAAGTCACCGTCGGCGAAATAGAGTTGTCAGTCCTGCACTGCCCTGGCCATACGCCGGGGCATATTGTTTTCATTGACCAGCAAGGTCGCCTGGCGTTAGTGGGTGATGTTATCTTTAATGGCGGGGTTGGGCGCAGTGATTTTCCGCGTGGTGATCACCAGCAATTGATCAACTCCATTCGGACTAAATTGCTGCCATTGGGCGATGATATAACCTTTATCCCCGGCCATGGCCCAATGTCTACACTAGGGCATGAGCGGCAGACTAATCCATTTATACGTGAAGAACCTGCTATTTGGTGA
- a CDS encoding YcbK family protein, which produces MDKIDNHRRKWLTLGGVALGMSLLPGQAFATLSTPRPRILTLNNLNTGESIKAEFFDGRSYNKDELSRLNHLFRDYRANKVKTIDPRLFDQLYRLQGLLGTTKPVQLISGYRSLDTNNELRERSRGVAKHSFHTQGKAMDFHIEGIQLSNIRKAALKMRAGGVGYYPRSNFVHIDTGPTRTW; this is translated from the coding sequence ATGGATAAAATTGATAATCATCGCCGCAAGTGGCTAACATTAGGCGGGGTGGCGCTGGGTATGTCGCTACTACCGGGGCAAGCATTTGCTACGCTTTCGACTCCTCGCCCACGTATCTTGACCCTGAATAATTTGAATACAGGCGAGTCCATAAAAGCAGAGTTTTTTGATGGTCGAAGCTATAACAAAGACGAACTTTCCCGCTTAAATCATCTATTCCGCGATTATCGGGCCAATAAAGTAAAAACCATCGATCCACGCCTGTTTGATCAGCTATATCGTCTACAAGGTCTTCTCGGTACAACTAAACCGGTGCAGCTTATTTCCGGTTACCGCTCCCTTGATACCAATAATGAGCTGCGTGAACGCAGTCGCGGTGTGGCTAAGCACAGTTTCCACACGCAAGGGAAAGCGATGGATTTCCATATTGAAGGTATTCAACTAAGCAATATCCGCAAAGCGGCATTAAAAATGCGCGCAGGTGGTGTAGGATATTACCCTCGCAGTAACTTTGTGCATATTGATACCGGGCCGACTAGAACCTGGTAA
- the ldtD gene encoding L,D-transpeptidase: MSIGKRSPQRALTLYCALICSLMPLFTASAPITAIDSSSVLSPSRQVIPATSNMSVAQSRSQLLAILPKTITPFYASDLALLYAENAMQPMWQDKVATQRFQQQLAEVALSGIQPQFMQWVKWLSDPEMTGMARDIILSDAMLGYLHFISGVNANGSVWLYSNVPYKMAMPPATALNRWKQAVQEGSSAAYLASLAPQHPQYDKMHKALKQMLADRRPWPQLSNGPSLRPGQLSDDIPALRQILDRTGMLHPVAATPVKAPEVIPVDNPTVAAVNDDLSVDEEKTRAQAHSLVVSPSAAPVADIPVTGGAITPPSAPLTTIATLTDNVYTPELVAAVKRFQLWHGLSDDGVIGARTREWLNVSPQTRATLLALNIQRLRILPGQVDNGIMVNIPNYSLNYYKNGAEVLSSRVIVGRPSRKTPLMSSALNNVVVNPPWNVPTSLVRQDIVPKARYDAGYFQRHGYTVLSGWSNEAEVVDPSMIDWSMISPNNFPYRLRQAPGASNSLGRFKFNMPSSDAIYLHDTPNHGLFQKDIRALSSGCVRVNKASDLANMLLQDAGWNDARVSSTLKQGDTTYVNIRQRVPVQLYYLTAWVADDGKPQFRTDIYNYDKTVRSGAQISPQAELLLQ; this comes from the coding sequence ATGTCGATAGGGAAACGAAGTCCGCAACGCGCATTAACGTTATATTGCGCTTTAATTTGCAGCCTGATGCCACTATTTACCGCATCGGCACCGATCACAGCAATAGACTCATCTTCAGTGTTGTCTCCGAGCCGTCAGGTGATCCCGGCGACATCAAATATGTCGGTGGCACAAAGCCGTTCACAGTTATTAGCAATATTGCCTAAAACGATTACACCTTTTTATGCGTCTGATTTGGCACTTTTATATGCTGAAAATGCGATGCAACCTATGTGGCAGGATAAAGTTGCCACCCAGCGTTTTCAGCAACAATTAGCCGAAGTGGCGCTCTCCGGTATTCAACCGCAATTTATGCAGTGGGTAAAATGGTTAAGTGATCCTGAGATGACCGGCATGGCCCGTGATATTATTTTATCGGATGCCATGCTGGGGTATTTGCACTTTATCTCAGGTGTGAATGCCAACGGCAGCGTTTGGTTGTACAGCAATGTGCCTTACAAGATGGCGATGCCACCCGCCACCGCGCTAAATCGCTGGAAGCAGGCAGTACAAGAGGGGAGTTCCGCGGCTTATCTGGCGTCATTGGCCCCTCAGCATCCTCAATACGACAAAATGCACAAAGCGCTGAAACAGATGCTGGCTGATCGGCGACCCTGGCCACAGCTGTCCAATGGCCCGAGCTTACGTCCGGGGCAGCTCAGTGATGATATTCCGGCGCTACGTCAAATTCTCGATCGAACCGGCATGTTGCACCCTGTGGCCGCGACGCCGGTAAAAGCGCCAGAGGTTATCCCTGTTGATAATCCTACGGTTGCCGCAGTCAATGACGACCTCTCTGTTGATGAAGAGAAAACCCGCGCTCAGGCCCACAGTCTGGTGGTTAGCCCATCAGCGGCACCTGTTGCTGATATTCCGGTCACCGGAGGGGCTATCACGCCGCCATCTGCACCGTTAACAACTATCGCTACACTTACCGACAATGTCTACACGCCCGAGTTAGTGGCGGCCGTCAAACGTTTTCAACTGTGGCATGGGTTGAGTGATGATGGGGTGATTGGCGCGCGCACCCGCGAGTGGTTAAATGTTTCACCACAAACGCGGGCTACCTTGCTGGCACTGAATATTCAGCGCTTACGTATTTTGCCGGGGCAGGTTGATAACGGCATCATGGTTAACATTCCAAACTATTCGCTGAATTATTATAAGAATGGTGCGGAAGTGCTCTCATCCCGAGTGATTGTTGGCCGTCCAAGCCGCAAAACACCGCTAATGAGTAGCGCGTTAAATAATGTGGTCGTTAATCCACCGTGGAACGTACCGACCTCTCTGGTACGCCAGGATATCGTGCCAAAAGCACGCTATGACGCGGGCTACTTCCAACGTCACGGTTATACCGTGCTGTCTGGGTGGAGTAATGAGGCTGAAGTCGTTGACCCATCAATGATCGATTGGAGCATGATTTCACCTAATAACTTCCCTTATCGTTTGCGTCAGGCCCCAGGTGCCAGTAATTCATTAGGGCGATTCAAATTTAATATGCCAAGCTCTGATGCTATCTATCTGCATGATACGCCGAACCATGGGCTGTTCCAGAAGGATATCCGCGCGCTAAGTTCCGGCTGTGTGAGGGTGAATAAAGCCTCTGATTTAGCCAATATGCTATTGCAAGATGCGGGTTGGAATGATGCGCGGGTCTCATCGACCCTGAAGCAGGGCGATACCACTTACGTCAACATCCGCCAACGTGTTCCGGTGCAATTGTATTACCTAACAGCATGGGTTGCTGATGATGGTAAGCCACAATTTAGAACAGATATTTACAATTATGATAAAACGGTGAGATCCGGTGCACAAATCTCACCTCAAGCTGAACTTTTGCTGCAATAA